From a single Stomoxys calcitrans chromosome 4, idStoCalc2.1, whole genome shotgun sequence genomic region:
- the LOC106087846 gene encoding probable serine/threonine-protein kinase DDB_G0280133, with protein MNFELASIGLNDAIANGRSRRRFGPSTASSTKTTTSEVTEKSKTDQVVAASSHTEPSQYRRGGAYSTDAGDYSYNNADLNLIRPESKPLHTKITAKYTSSISIPSDSLEDTETAEEYVAKAMGMYGSRLREPIRIPSEPEVEPSQRPHHYQQHHTAHHHAAPAQQELQQQHEQLQHQQQLQQQQEQYNHQQFLQQHQHQHEQEQEQEQQHLQNLHEAQEKPQQYDYYSFSHKDTQRPIIPVEEESQSPAPPQYHYASAQEQNENEAAKALLEAQMQAQLQEQMQQAQIAAKEHEKPAQPQQQQQSEQANEESGNYEKDPVTRSYNIYEDHTEGYDGSNPAHLERNYRTKYLYKPASSSYLSSTASNENEEKIRVSASTEIPKAEIMKQIEKSVMKYMKELEAEGKIVAAPKSHEPKTYFKVVTIPGTDEKHIASSTYKPKYTSSGNNYGEGYKHTVVHAPAAPAPSSSQAGHGQKYSKNAVGNKNSYLLENENVYQNSGHDVTDVLAPNVEFIYKIKTKAPLHTATVKTVSKPYSLPIKNNFEQFDHSTALKNLEEFDLSHVVTTPDPEDHQSISPSTSKPSKLYFNSEIYHDINSMPYKQKPRSENEYRPEYRKKTSSQEPHPDYKGYSGVTSGYYAEPPTGEAERDMSSSGMSEDGYPVMNPYQQYVLKKEAMPSKYEEASSSFEQPRSHKYKSLEFDSYNPKYNNNPEGYGYQQTYKTHLTSRHAPGKRGKRGGAPHPSQSKKSIRNSSMKEFEANVALRPPPKV; from the exons ATGAATTTTGAG TTAGCTTCCATTGGCCTCAATGATGCTATAGCTAATGGACGAAGTAGGCGTCGTTTTGGACCATCAACCGCCAGCAGCACTAAAACCACTACCAGTGAAGTGACggaaaaatctaaaaccgaTCAAGTGGTAGCGGCTTCAAGTCACACCGAGCCAAGTCAATATCGTAGAGGAGGAGCCTATTCCACCGATGCGGGAG ATTATTCTTATAATAATGCTGATTTAAATCTAATACGACCCGAAAGTAAGCCCTTGCACACTAAAATTACCGCCAAATATACCAGCAGCATAAGCATACCCTCAGACTCTTTGGAGGATACCGAAACCGCCGAAGAATATGTGGCCAAGGCTATGGGCATGTATGGTTCGCGTTTGCGAGAACCTATACGTATACCAAGTGAACCGGAAGTGGAACCCTCGCAAAGGCCACATCACTACCAGCAGCATCATACTGCCCATCACCATGCAGCACCGGCCCAACAGGAATTGCAACAACAGCATGAGCAACTGCAGCATCAACAACAATTGCAGCAACAGCAGGAACAATATAATCATCAACAATTCCTGCAACAGCACCAACACCAGCATGAACAGGAACAAGAGCAGGAACAACAACATTTACAAAATCTCCATGAAGCCCAGGAGAAGCCCCAACAATATGACTACTACTCGTTCTCGCACAAAGATACCCAAAGACCCATTATTCCTGTGGAGGAGGAAAGTCAAAGTCCAGCACCTCCACAGTACCATTATGCCTCTGCCCAGGAACAGAATGAAAATGAAGCAGCAAAGGCTTTGCTAGAAGCTCAAATGCAAGCTCAGCTGCAGGAACAAATGCAGCAAGCCCAAATAGCCGCCAAAGAACATGAGAAGCCGGCCCAgccacaacagcagcaacagtcAGAACAAGCCAATGAGGAGAGCGGCAACTATGAAAAGGATCCCGTCACCAGATCCTACAACATCTATGAGGATCACACCGAAGGCTATGATGGCTCCAATCCAGCACATTTGGAACGCAATTATCGCACCAAGTATCTATACAAGCCCGCCTCCTCATCTTATCTCAGCAGCACCGCTTCGAATGAGAATGAGGAGAAGATACGCGTTTCGGCTTCCACAGAAATACCCAAGGCAGAGATAATGaaacaaatcgaaaaatctgtCATGAAGTATATGAAGGAACTGGAGGCAGAGGGTAAAATTGTAGCCGCTCCTAAAAGCCATGAACCCAAAACCTACTTCAAAGTGGTTACCATACCTGGAACAGATGAGAAACACATTGCCTCTTCCACCTACAAACCGAAATACACCTCCTCGGGCAATAATTATGGTGAAGGCTACAAACATACCGTAGTACATGCTCCAGCCGCACCTGCCCCCTCATCGTCTCAAGCAGGCCATGGCCAGAAATACAGTAAAAATGCAGTAGGCAACAAAAATAGCTATCTActggaaaatgaaaatgtttaccAAAATTCTGGTCACGATGTCACCGATGTGCTCGCCCCAAATGTGGAATTCATCTACAAAATTAAGACAAAGGCCCCTCTGCACACAGCCACCGTGAAGACAGTCTCCAAACCCTACAGTCTACctatcaaaaataattttgagcaATTTGATCATTCAACAGCTTTGAAAAATCTCGAAGAATTCGATCTTTCCCATGTGGTGACTACACCAGATCCCGAAGACCACCAATCCATTAGCCCCTCCACCAGTAAACCAAGCAAATTGTATTTCAATTCGGAGATCTACCACGACATTAATTCCATGCCATATAAACAAAAGCCAAGAAGTGAAAATGAGTATCGTCCTGAATATCGCAAGAAGACCTCTAGCCAAGAGCCACATCCAGATTATAAAGGCTATTCGGGTGTAACAAGTGGTTATTATGCTGAGCCGCCCACAGGAGAGGCAGAACGAGATATGTCCAGTTCTGGCATGTCCGAGGATGGCTATCCTGTCATGAATCCCTACCAGCAGTATGTCTTGAAAAAGGAGGCCATGCCCAGTAAATATGAGGAAGCTTCTTCCAGCTTTGAACAGCCACGCAGCCATAAATACAAGTCCCTAGAATTCGATAGCTATAACCCAAAATACAACAATAACCCTGAGGGCTATGGCTATCAACAGACCTACAAGACCCATTTGACTAGTCGCCATGCCCCCGGTAAAAGAGGAAAACGTGGTGGAGCCCCTCATCCCAGTCAAAGCAAGAAGTCAATACGCAATAGTTCCATGAAGGAGTTTGAGGCCAATGTTGCACTACGTCCTCCACCAAAAGTTTAA
- the LOC106087856 gene encoding uncharacterized histidine-rich protein DDB_G0274557, giving the protein MKFLIVCSLLVASAASLKIHEYAEYKHEGGEHEAHHGGEEIEAHHEVEHKHATSHQSVKFHHYHPVPVYIKKEDQHLVKKPVEIGGTKQKLKILHPETKKNHNHGLVLEEHSESKFHHIGHHEEEPEHHHHEEEHSAHYEHYYPHHHE; this is encoded by the exons atgaAGTTTCTG ATTGTTTGCTCCTTGCTGGTGGCCTCCGCTGCTTCCTTGAAAATCCATGAATATGCCGAATATAAGCATGAGGGTGGCGAACATGAGGCCCACCATGGAGGCGAGGAGATCGAAGCCCATCATGAAGTTGAGCATAAACACGCCACCTCCCATCAGAGTGTAAAATTCCATCATTATCATCCCGTGCCGGTGTACATCAAAAAGGAAGACCAGCATTTGGTTAAGAAGCCCGTGGAGATTGGAGGcaccaaacaaaaattgaagatCCTCCATCCTGAGACTAAGAAGAATCATAATCATGGTTTGGTTTTGGAAGAGCATAGCGAATCGAAATTCCATCACATCGGCCATCATGAGGAGGAGCCCGAGCATCATCATCACGAAGAGGAGCATTCGGCCCACTATGAACACTACTATCCTCATCACCATGAATAG